A single window of Asticcacaulis sp. AND118 DNA harbors:
- a CDS encoding sugar-binding domain-containing protein — protein MTQHDRRNFLTVSAAGAAAAAVAAPSAEAETSAWGVPDEGWNVWIDEKAAYKDDVIYLPAQADLRTLPVNPPTGGWAALTTDVTVTLPATVEQHFWGRFGLRPYTGDEYRYAEDDNVPQNGAYRGVSWWWREISIPTDAKGKRVLLHIRGARLRAEVFLNEKLVGYSILSEQPFDCDLTAAMTPGGTNRLAIRITNPGGRYDWRDSTTMMWGKLKLFASHGFGGLDRGMSLSVHPLDSHIEDAWVLNTPDARKVTAHMQVRLNGPITAADLAKRGSVLLLGPDGKPFKAQTRLKSAKIEDGLATVVFDLHAAEAKLWDLKNRHLYHLRFDWKGAPGVSSKTVRFGFRWFAVEGIGANALLRLNGRRIKLYSAISWGYWGYNGMWPTPALARREVEAAQALGLNTLHAHRNVGKHDVFDRQDELGLLRVMEPGGGRHAIGRDLKPGESLSDADAFSRAYMIEKCRLMAKTFRSHPSLAHYTLQNEIGANLQNPDVQNVLKVIHDEDPSRTVILNDGFVKRGAAQAMYLAYNDHYFRSDVEPFGGWWVEHQGAGDQWYDKFYQSKDSYIHYQTGKPYIVEFGEMQGCATGDNHVLMVADILANGGKSYDLEDHRVIVEKTSAYLDKWGFRKAFPTTESLFLSVGRKVYDAWQNYLENIRIGDEVDIAAISGWETTAIENHSGIVDNLRYFKANPDLLRNSLLPVRPIAKQRKLAYATGEVAGLDIYLLNDTDEQIKGEMILSLIAPDNTVTEIARYPAPTHVKDQFRYVLAEKVVTPVLTKPGLNKVQIELKGYPTFVRELWVVDGKAAFKTPLKIALSGVARSFRDQLSAIPGVVFEDFKAKIRYDAIIASGLKADEIARRQVGEQTGLEAQPKAGEKPKLVLGELPADVLAAVKAGTPLLAYVPEDGLAEGVARQLSELGLFSYAGQVGNLRAPWMGNWNYLRAHPIFDGLPVDQATSVWHQIEGQPSNGLLIDGPVIGPDGIEVIAAYSRDHDRDNGAATFTVRKDGMKVLVHRLPDMVAPLQKRFLINAINWLSA, from the coding sequence ATGACCCAACACGATCGCCGCAACTTTCTCACTGTCTCTGCCGCGGGGGCAGCCGCCGCTGCTGTGGCCGCCCCCTCAGCGGAAGCAGAGACGTCTGCGTGGGGTGTTCCCGACGAAGGCTGGAACGTGTGGATCGACGAAAAGGCCGCTTATAAGGACGACGTCATCTATCTGCCCGCGCAGGCAGACCTGAGAACCTTACCGGTCAATCCGCCGACCGGGGGCTGGGCCGCCCTGACGACCGACGTGACGGTGACCCTGCCGGCGACGGTCGAGCAGCATTTCTGGGGCCGGTTCGGTCTGCGCCCCTATACGGGCGATGAGTATCGCTATGCCGAAGACGACAATGTGCCGCAGAACGGCGCCTATCGCGGCGTATCGTGGTGGTGGCGTGAGATCAGCATTCCGACGGACGCCAAGGGCAAGCGCGTCCTGCTGCACATTCGTGGCGCGCGCCTGCGGGCCGAGGTTTTCCTCAATGAAAAGCTGGTCGGCTATTCGATCCTGTCGGAGCAGCCTTTCGACTGTGATCTGACGGCGGCGATGACTCCGGGCGGGACGAACCGTCTGGCCATCCGCATCACCAATCCCGGCGGGCGCTACGACTGGCGCGATTCCACCACCATGATGTGGGGCAAGCTCAAGCTGTTCGCCTCGCACGGTTTCGGCGGGCTCGATCGCGGCATGTCCTTAAGCGTCCATCCGCTCGACAGCCATATCGAAGACGCGTGGGTGCTCAATACGCCTGACGCGCGCAAGGTGACCGCCCACATGCAGGTGCGGCTGAACGGCCCGATCACCGCAGCGGACCTCGCCAAGCGTGGCTCGGTCCTGTTGCTGGGGCCGGACGGCAAGCCGTTCAAGGCGCAGACCCGACTGAAAAGCGCGAAGATCGAGGACGGTCTGGCGACGGTGGTCTTCGACCTTCATGCGGCGGAGGCGAAGCTGTGGGATCTGAAAAACCGCCATCTCTATCACCTGCGTTTCGACTGGAAGGGCGCGCCCGGCGTGTCGTCCAAAACCGTGCGTTTCGGTTTCCGCTGGTTCGCCGTCGAAGGCATCGGCGCCAACGCCCTGTTGCGGCTGAACGGCAGGCGCATCAAGCTCTACTCGGCGATTTCCTGGGGCTATTGGGGCTATAACGGCATGTGGCCGACGCCCGCTCTGGCGCGGCGCGAGGTCGAAGCGGCGCAAGCCTTGGGCCTCAATACGCTGCACGCCCACCGCAATGTCGGCAAACACGATGTTTTCGACCGGCAGGACGAACTGGGCCTGTTGCGCGTCATGGAGCCGGGCGGTGGCCGCCACGCCATCGGCCGCGATCTCAAGCCGGGCGAGAGCCTGTCCGACGCCGATGCCTTCAGCCGCGCCTATATGATCGAGAAGTGCCGCCTGATGGCGAAGACCTTCCGCTCGCACCCGTCTCTGGCCCACTACACGCTGCAGAATGAGATCGGGGCCAATCTGCAAAACCCCGACGTGCAAAATGTACTAAAGGTCATCCACGACGAAGACCCGTCGCGCACGGTCATTCTCAATGACGGCTTCGTCAAGCGCGGTGCGGCGCAGGCCATGTATCTGGCCTATAATGATCACTATTTCCGTTCGGATGTCGAACCGTTCGGCGGCTGGTGGGTCGAGCATCAGGGCGCCGGCGATCAGTGGTACGACAAGTTCTATCAGTCGAAAGACAGCTATATCCACTATCAGACCGGTAAACCCTATATCGTCGAATTCGGCGAAATGCAGGGCTGCGCCACCGGCGACAACCACGTGCTGATGGTCGCCGACATCCTCGCCAACGGCGGCAAGTCCTACGACCTGGAGGATCACAGGGTCATTGTCGAAAAGACCTCGGCCTATCTGGATAAATGGGGCTTTCGCAAAGCCTTTCCGACGACCGAGAGCCTGTTCCTGTCGGTCGGGCGCAAGGTCTACGACGCCTGGCAGAACTATCTGGAAAACATCCGCATCGGCGACGAAGTCGATATAGCCGCGATTTCCGGCTGGGAAACGACGGCCATCGAAAATCATTCGGGGATCGTCGACAACCTGCGCTATTTCAAGGCCAATCCCGACCTGCTGCGCAACAGCCTGCTGCCCGTGCGTCCCATCGCCAAACAGCGTAAGCTGGCCTATGCGACGGGCGAGGTGGCGGGACTCGACATCTATCTGCTCAACGACACGGACGAACAGATAAAGGGCGAGATGATCCTCAGCCTGATCGCGCCGGACAACACCGTGACGGAAATCGCCCGCTACCCCGCGCCGACACATGTGAAGGACCAGTTCCGCTACGTGCTGGCGGAAAAGGTCGTGACGCCGGTCCTGACCAAACCCGGCCTCAATAAGGTGCAGATCGAACTGAAAGGCTATCCGACCTTCGTGCGCGAACTGTGGGTGGTCGACGGCAAGGCGGCTTTCAAAACCCCGCTGAAGATCGCCTTGTCGGGCGTCGCCAGGTCCTTCCGCGATCAGTTGAGCGCCATTCCCGGCGTCGTCTTCGAAGACTTCAAGGCGAAGATCCGATACGACGCCATCATCGCGTCGGGTCTCAAGGCCGACGAGATCGCCAGGCGTCAGGTCGGCGAACAGACCGGTCTCGAAGCCCAGCCCAAGGCCGGTGAAAAGCCCAAACTTGTGCTCGGCGAACTGCCGGCCGATGTGTTGGCCGCCGTCAAGGCCGGGACGCCGCTGCTGGCCTATGTGCCGGAGGACGGTCTGGCCGAGGGGGTGGCCCGGCAGTTGTCGGAACTGGGCCTGTTCTCTTATGCCGGGCAGGTCGGCAATCTGCGCGCGCCATGGATGGGCAACTGGAACTATCTGCGCGCCCACCCCATCTTCGACGGCCTGCCGGTCGATCAGGCCACCAGCGTCTGGCATCAGATCGAGGGGCAGCCGTCGAACGGCCTGCTGATCGACGGGCCGGTAATTGGGCCGGACGGGATCGAGGTCATCGCCGCCTACAGCCGCGACCACGACCGCGACAACGGCGCGGCGACCTTTACGGTGCGCAAGGACGGTATGAAGGTGCTGGTCCACCGCCTCCCGGACATGGTGGCGCCGCTGCAAAAGCGCTTCCTGATCAATGCGATCAACTGGTTAAGTGCTTAA
- a CDS encoding IclR family transcriptional regulator, with translation MSEPTYSAPALEKGIEIIEFLAGRPGSLSIGEICAGVGRSKAEIYRMILTLESKGYLRRDAAGRYAMTSRLFDFGMLYPPRQSLIETALPHMRALARDSEQSCHMTVLSREHIVAIARAESESMTAFGVKVGFRAPAATATSGRLIYAFQPLRDQLNWYHTMRGRIDRDLMRTFLSEARAAKTHGYLVRDSAYTLGITDLAVPLFAGRSTHAVAALIVPFMTHVVCHMDKPQVLERLRETAQAISSELY, from the coding sequence ATGTCCGAACCGACCTACAGCGCCCCCGCCCTCGAAAAAGGCATAGAGATCATAGAGTTTCTGGCCGGGCGGCCCGGATCGCTGAGCATAGGCGAAATCTGCGCCGGGGTGGGCCGTTCCAAGGCCGAGATCTACCGCATGATTCTGACGCTGGAATCGAAGGGTTATCTGCGGCGCGACGCGGCGGGCCGCTACGCCATGACCAGCCGTCTTTTCGACTTCGGCATGCTCTACCCGCCGCGCCAGAGCCTGATCGAGACCGCCCTGCCCCACATGCGCGCCCTGGCCCGCGACAGCGAGCAATCATGCCACATGACCGTCCTGTCGCGCGAGCACATCGTCGCCATCGCCCGCGCCGAGAGCGAGAGCATGACCGCCTTCGGGGTCAAGGTCGGCTTTCGCGCGCCGGCCGCCACGGCGACATCGGGGCGGCTGATCTATGCTTTCCAACCGCTGCGCGATCAGTTGAACTGGTATCACACCATGCGCGGGCGCATCGACCGCGACCTGATGCGCACCTTCCTCAGCGAAGCGCGCGCGGCGAAGACGCACGGCTATCTGGTGCGCGACAGCGCCTATACGCTGGGCATTACCGATCTGGCCGTACCGCTCTTTGCCGGACGTTCGACCCACGCCGTGGCGGCGCTGATCGTGCCCTTCATGACGCACGTGGTCTGCCACATGGACAAGCCTCAGGTGCTGGAACGCCTGCGCGAAACGGCGCAGGCGATTTCTTCCGAACTCTATTAA
- a CDS encoding zinc-binding alcohol dehydrogenase family protein — MDTVICESPGRLICVQRETPARQADEVLIRIRRVGICGTDMHIFRGTQPYLSYPRVMGHELSGEVAEAPAGSALKPGDTVYIMPYMSCGHCAACRKGRANCCMNIQVLGVHRDGGLTEYLSVPQAFVFRAEGIGLDEAAMLEFLAIGCHSVRRAHIKPGQRVLVVGVGPIGMATAVFAKLRGAEVTVLDSQTSRIDFCRQTLGMDHGVRVSPTTRDELSARTGGDFYDAVFDATGSPRAIEAGFAYVGHGGSYVLISVVAADITFNDPEFHKRETTLLGSRNATIEDFQEVLDAIRADLIPTRALNTHRTTLRDLPDVLPGWTAPEAGVIKALVEV; from the coding sequence ATGGACACCGTCATCTGCGAAAGCCCCGGCCGGCTGATTTGCGTCCAGCGCGAGACGCCCGCGCGTCAGGCCGATGAGGTGCTGATCCGCATCCGCCGCGTCGGCATCTGCGGCACAGACATGCATATCTTCCGCGGCACCCAGCCCTATCTCAGCTATCCGCGGGTCATGGGCCACGAACTGTCCGGCGAAGTTGCCGAAGCGCCCGCAGGCTCGGCATTGAAGCCCGGCGACACCGTCTACATCATGCCCTACATGTCATGCGGACATTGCGCCGCCTGCCGCAAGGGCCGCGCCAACTGCTGCATGAATATTCAGGTGCTGGGCGTGCATCGCGATGGCGGCCTGACCGAGTATCTCAGCGTGCCGCAGGCCTTCGTATTTCGCGCCGAAGGCATCGGGCTGGACGAAGCCGCCATGCTCGAATTTCTGGCTATCGGGTGCCACAGCGTGCGCCGCGCACATATCAAGCCCGGACAGCGGGTGCTGGTCGTCGGCGTCGGGCCCATCGGCATGGCCACGGCGGTTTTCGCCAAACTCAGGGGCGCCGAAGTCACGGTGCTCGATTCTCAGACCTCGCGCATCGACTTCTGCCGCCAAACCCTCGGCATGGACCACGGGGTAAGGGTGTCACCCACCACACGCGATGAATTGTCCGCACGTACCGGGGGCGACTTTTACGACGCCGTGTTCGACGCCACCGGTTCGCCCAGGGCTATCGAGGCCGGTTTCGCCTATGTCGGCCACGGCGGCAGCTATGTGTTGATCTCGGTCGTCGCCGCCGACATCACCTTCAACGATCCGGAATTCCACAAGCGCGAAACGACCCTGCTGGGCAGCCGCAACGCCACCATCGAGGATTTTCAGGAAGTGCTCGACGCCATCCGCGCCGACCTGATCCCCACCCGCGCCCTCAATACCCACCGCACGACCCTGCGCGATCTGCCCGACGTCCTGCCCGGCTGGACCGCGCCCGAAGCCGGCGTCATCAAGGCGCTGGTGGAGGTCTGA
- a CDS encoding curli production assembly/transport component CsgF, with amino-acid sequence MRKINLELLIRAGILTAASGLILVAGAAQAQDLSYQPINPTFGGNPFNSAHLLGVANAQNDYKDPKTSTGTSQGDLFARQLESRLLSAFSAQLTDAIFGENAQERGTFTLGSQTVSFFRDLENVNITITNNETGEVTNITVPLFIQVN; translated from the coding sequence ATGCGTAAAATCAATCTTGAGTTGTTGATTCGGGCGGGAATCCTGACAGCCGCATCCGGGCTGATCCTTGTGGCTGGCGCCGCGCAGGCCCAGGACCTGAGCTACCAGCCGATCAATCCGACCTTTGGAGGTAACCCCTTCAATTCGGCGCATCTTCTGGGCGTGGCCAATGCCCAGAACGATTACAAGGATCCGAAGACTTCGACCGGCACCAGCCAAGGCGATCTTTTCGCCCGGCAACTGGAATCGAGACTCCTGTCGGCCTTTTCGGCGCAACTCACCGACGCCATTTTCGGCGAGAATGCGCAGGAGCGCGGCACCTTCACCCTGGGCAGCCAGACTGTGAGCTTCTTCCGCGACCTTGAGAACGTCAACATCACGATCACCAATAACGAGACCGGTGAAGTGACCAACATCACCGTTCCGCTCTTCATCCAAGTCAACTGA
- a CDS encoding CsgG/HfaB family protein → MLGACSHTPQISQAKHGPMYDLPTYQKATASQQALFDLPPPSRPVAVAVYGFTDQTGQFRPSETGQTLSRAVSQGGSSILMKALQDSGRRKWFTVIEREQVGHLMSERQIIREMRERYLGEKTTNSEALPSLLFAGVIIEGGIIGYDTNTRTGGAGAGFLGVSARTEYRQDVVTVYLRAVSVRTGEVLTSVTASKTIASYALGGGAFRYVGYKELLEAETGMTTNEPDHLALQQAIEKALYGLIMEGVELKLWNFADADAGWPHLWRYQSERDGVFDAQQVAVANARAREMQAAAMANPDRKKRLDADEPPVRVNRPADQSSK, encoded by the coding sequence ATGCTTGGCGCCTGCTCGCACACCCCGCAGATCTCTCAGGCCAAGCACGGCCCGATGTACGATCTGCCGACCTATCAGAAGGCCACGGCCAGCCAGCAGGCCCTGTTCGACCTGCCGCCGCCGTCGCGCCCCGTCGCTGTCGCCGTCTACGGCTTTACGGATCAGACGGGTCAGTTCCGTCCCTCCGAAACCGGCCAGACCCTGTCGCGCGCCGTGTCGCAGGGCGGGTCGTCCATCCTGATGAAGGCCCTTCAGGACTCCGGCCGTCGCAAGTGGTTCACCGTTATCGAACGGGAACAGGTCGGCCACCTGATGAGCGAGCGTCAGATCATCCGTGAAATGCGCGAGCGCTATCTGGGCGAAAAGACGACCAATTCCGAAGCCCTGCCGTCCTTGCTGTTTGCCGGTGTGATCATCGAAGGCGGCATCATCGGCTATGACACCAATACCCGCACCGGCGGAGCCGGAGCCGGTTTTCTGGGTGTCAGCGCCCGCACGGAATACCGTCAGGACGTGGTGACCGTCTATCTGCGCGCCGTGTCGGTGCGCACCGGCGAAGTCCTGACTTCGGTGACGGCGTCGAAGACCATCGCATCCTATGCCCTCGGCGGCGGCGCCTTCCGCTATGTCGGCTACAAGGAGTTGCTGGAGGCCGAAACCGGCATGACCACCAACGAACCGGACCATCTGGCCTTGCAGCAGGCGATTGAAAAGGCCCTCTACGGCCTGATCATGGAGGGCGTCGAACTGAAGCTGTGGAACTTCGCCGACGCCGACGCCGGCTGGCCCCACCTGTGGCGCTATCAGAGCGAACGCGACGGCGTCTTCGACGCCCAGCAGGTCGCCGTGGCCAATGCCCGCGCCCGCGAAATGCAGGCGGCCGCGATGGCGAACCCGGACCGCAAGAAGCGTCTGGACGCCGATGAACCGCCCGTCCGCGTCAACCGCCCGGCGGATCAGAGTTCGAAATAG